The Urbifossiella limnaea nucleotide sequence CCGCCCCGACAGGCGTACTCCCATTCCGCCTCCTTCGGCAACCGGTAGACCCAGCCCGTCTCCTTCTCCAGCTTGTTCAGCTTTGCCACGAATAACTGGCACTGTTCCCACGACACCCTCTCGACCGGGAACCGCTTCAGGTCCGCGTCCGGGACGTCCTTCACCGCGTCCTTGCCGCCGCCCGTGCGCGAGAAGTGGCTAGGGTTCTCGCCCATCACCTTCACCCACTCCTCCTGCGTGACCTCGTACTTTCCCAGGTAGAAGTCGGCCGGAAACTCAACCTCCTTATCGCCCAATTTGTCCTTACCCCCGCCCAGCCACGACTTGCCCTTCGGCACGACCACGAACTCCATGCCGATGCCGTTCGTGAACGTGGGCGGCAGCGGTTCCTGCTTCGCGACCAGAACCGGCGTTTGGTCGCCACCGGGCGTGATCGGGTTGGGCGTCGCCTGCGGCCGGAACAGCTGCGTCACCCCGGCGAACTCCGTCACGGCCAGCGCGAGCACGGGAAGCAGCACGACGGCCGCCGCGGCCCACTTCCAACTGCCGGACTTCCTTGTGGTGGGTTGCTTGCTGAGCGGAATGCGGCTGAAATCCTTCAACTTCGAATTGGCTTTGAGTTGGGCCTCGCAATCAGCCAGCACGTCGGCCACCTCGCGGGCCGACTGGTAGCGGTCGTCCGGGTTCTTGGCGTGCAGCTTGGCGATGATGTCGCACAGCCACTGCGGCACCTCCGGGACGATCTCCCGGATGTCTCGCGGGGTGTCCTCGGCGACCCGCTTGAGCACCGCCACAGTGCTGTTCGCCCGGAACGGCGGCCGGCCGGCGGCCATCTGGTAGAGCACGCTGCCGAGGCTGAACAGGTCGGCCCGCTGGTCGAGCTTCTCGCCCTTGGCCTGCTCCGGGGCCATGTACATGGGCGTGCCGGCGATGATCCCGCTCTGCGAGATGCTGGCGTCGTCGGCCGCCCGGGCCAGCCCGAAGTCGGTGATCTTCACCCGCCCGGCCCCGCCCTCCAGCAGGACGTTCCCCGGTTTGATGTCCCGGTGGATCAGGTCCTGGCCGTGGGCGGCGGCCAGCCCCTCGGCGATCTGCCGGCCGATCCGCACCACCTCGGGCGGGTCGACCGGGCCGATGCGGTTGAGGCGGTCCTGGAGGGTCTCGCCGGGGATGAACTCCATGGCGATGTACGGCAGCGGGGTTTCGCCGACCTCGTACACCTGCACCACGTTCTCGTGCCGCACCTGGGCCGACGAGCGGGCCTCCCGGAGGAACCGCTTCCGGGCCGGCGACGTGGAGGCCATCTGCGGGGCCAGCACCTTCACCGCGACAACCCGGTGGAGCACGTCGTCGAAGGCGCGGAAGACGATCCCGAACCCACCGTGGCCGAGGACCTGGAGCACCTCGTAGTGCCCGATGCGGCCGAGCGAATCGGGACGGGTGGCCGGCTCCAGGAACCCGAGCGGCACCTCGTCGTCGGTCGCCACGCCGCCCTCGTGGCCGACCGTGCGAGTGGCATCCGGGTCGGGGTCGTGCGGGGCGACCGCCGGGTGATCGAGCAGGCTGTCCGGCCGGTCGTGGGCGCGGAGCAGCGCCTCGACCCGGGCCTTCAAGCCGGCGTCACCGCCGCAGGCGTTGCCCAGGTAGGCGGCCCGGGCCGCCGGGTCGGTCAGCTCGCATGCGGCGGTGAAGATGTCGCGCTCGCTCACGGTCGGCCCCTTCTGGTGGGAGTGCTCTCGTTACCCAATGCGAGAGCGGCGGCCGGATCGCGCGACGGATTCGGCGATTTTTTCCCCGGGGGCCGGGGTCAGTCCCCGTCGCGGAGGGTGGTGGCGAGCCAGGCCCGGGCGTAAGCCCAGTCGGCATCAGCGGTTCGGGTCGAGATGCCGAGGGCGGCCGCGGCCGCCGCGACGGTCAGGCCGGCGAAGTAGCGGAGCTTCACCACCTCCGCGGCCCGCGGCTCGACGGCCGCGAGCCGGTCGAGGGCCTCGTCCAGGGCGAGCAACCGCAGCGACGGTCCCGGGGGCTCGGGCTGATCGGGGTCGAGGGCGTGGCGGGCGTAGTCGCCGCCGCGCTGCGGCCCGTGCCGGCGGCGGGCGGCTTCCACCAGGATGCGGCGCATGGCTTCGGCGGCCGCGGCGAAGAAGTGCTCGCGGTTGTCCCAGCGGAGCGCGTCGGCCGGGCCGACCAGCCGGAGGTACGCCTCGTGGACCAGGGCGGTCGGCTGGAGGGTGTGGTCCGGCGACTCGGCGGCCATGCGGGCGGCGGCAAGCTTCCGCAACTCGTCGTAGACGAGCGGCAGCAAGTCGCCCGCGGCGCGGCGGTCGCCGGCCGCGGCAGCATCGAGGAGACGAGTCACGTCGGACATGGAGGCGAGTGTAACCGCCAGGTTACGCGGGGACGACTCGGAAATAGCGGTATGGCCATCAGCATCGCCACCGGACGGCTACGGTGCACCTCCCGCGGGTACGTCCGGCCGACGTGCCGCAGGTGGGCCGCGAATGCCGCCTGCATGCGGCGCGTCTTGCTCAACCCGGTCTTCTTCTTCGCGTTCTTCTGGCTTTCCAGCGTGTTGGCGTGGACCGCCGCAGTGGTCAGGGTGACGACCGCGAACACGTACCGCAGGTCCTTGCCGTCGCGGGTGCCGACGGTCGGCCGGTGCCCCTTGACCCCGAGGGTCGCCGCCGGGGTCGGGACCATCGGGAACCGGGCCTCGTCCTGGCACAACAGGACGACCTCCCCGGCCCGTGCGCGTTTCCTGGGTAGGCCAAGTCGCTCGCGGTCTGGGCCTGCTTCTCGGGCTGCCCCCGCAGATGCCGGTACGTCGGCCGGTACGGCCGGATGCCGCTCCCCGAGCAAAACCGCTGGACGGCACTCCGTCCGGGAGGTGCAGATGCCCTTCGTCTTGAGGAGGTGGTCGGCCAACTCCTCGTGGGTCCAATTGGCCCGGTCCAGCCCCTGCCCGGCCGGCCCGTCGATGACCCATCCACGGACCTCGTCGGCCAGGGAGGCCGGGATCTTGCCGGGCATCCCGTTGGCCGACTTCGGTCGCAGCCCGTCGAGGCCGGCGTCGCAGTAGGCGTTGACCCACCGGGGCACGGTCCGGCGATTCACCCCCAAGTCGGCGGCGATGTCCTGGCGGGGACACCCCCGGTGGGCCATAAGGACGATCTGGAGGCGGTCACGGAGTTTGCGGTCCGTGGTCGAGCGGAACAGGTCATCCAGGGAGTCGGCGTCGGTCTGGGGGAGCACGACACGGATCGCGGCGGCATCCTGCAACGGGAGGTGTTACCTCCGGTTCGAGGATGCGACACTGCCATCGGGTTCATGTATGGGGCGGAGGCCGTCGAGCCCGCGGTCGAGGTAGGCGTTGAGCCACCGTTGGACGGACCGCGGGGTGGTACCGGTGTCGTCCGCGATGTCCGGGTGCCGGCGTCCCCGGTGGGCCGTCAGGACGATCTGGACCCGGTGCCGCAAAGTCGCGTCGGCGGCATCACGGAACACCGCCTCCAGTCGTTGCAGGTCGTCGTCCGGTAGGGAGATGCGGATCACGGCCGGTCCTCAACGGGGTCGGGAATCCTGCCGATGACAAAATAGACAGGCTCACCCGGATCGTGAATCGGGGATGGGAATTGCGGTCGGGGCGCAGCTACCCCGCGCCCGACCGCCGTGGTTCACGTTTCGCCTCACGTACAGCTTACCCCAGGCCCGATCGACCGCGGCACAGTACCTCCCGCCCGGGGTGCCGCCATACTTCACGTTGTAGAACGAGTGTTGGTCAGTGGACGAGGAGGAAATCGCGGCTGTTGAGCAGTGCCCACATGAGGTCCTGGGCAGCCTGATCCTTCAGCGCGCCGGCCGACCGGACGAACTGGGCGCCGACCGCCAGTTCCCGCGGGCTC carries:
- a CDS encoding ECF-type sigma factor, which translates into the protein MSDVTRLLDAAAAGDRRAAGDLLPLVYDELRKLAAARMAAESPDHTLQPTALVHEAYLRLVGPADALRWDNREHFFAAAAEAMRRILVEAARRRHGPQRGGDYARHALDPDQPEPPGPSLRLLALDEALDRLAAVEPRAAEVVKLRYFAGLTVAAAAAALGISTRTADADWAYARAWLATTLRDGD
- a CDS encoding helix-turn-helix domain-containing protein, which gives rise to MLPQTDADSLDDLFRSTTDRKLRDRLQIVLMAHRGCPRQDIAADLGVNRRTVPRWVNAYCDAGLDGLRPKSANGMPGKIPASLADEVRGWVIDGPAGQGLDRANWTHEELADHLLKTKGICTSRTECRPAVLLGERHPAVPADVPASAGAAREAGPDRERLGLPRKRARAGEVVLLCQDEARFPMVPTPAATLGVKGHRPTVGTRDGKDLRYVFAVVTLTTAAVHANTLESQKNAKKKTGLSKTRRMQAAFAAHLRHVGRTYPREVHRSRPVAMLMAIPLFPSRPRVTWRLHSPPCPT
- a CDS encoding helix-turn-helix domain-containing protein, yielding MIRISLPDDDLQRLEAVFRDAADATLRHRVQIVLTAHRGRRHPDIADDTGTTPRSVQRWLNAYLDRGLDGLRPIHEPDGSVASSNRR